CCAGCGCCAGTGCTTTCTGACCGCTGGCAGCCATCCCTGTGACTTGATAGCCTAGTTTTGTCAGACGTCTTTTCAGATCAAGCGCAACAATTTTTTCATCTTCAACAATCAGTATCTTGATGTATCCGCTCATACGTGCCCATCCTTCTGCAAATGATTATTTCCAATAGTTAATTACTTGAAATTCAATACCTCTTCTGCAGTGATTTTTTCTAAGAGCCAATCAATTGGCGAACGTAATGTATTGGTTTGAATAAACATCCTTTATTGATAACTATGTTTAAAATTTCGGAACGCTGTATGGAAGGAATCAAAAAGGAGCAAAACAAGTTAACAAAAAGAAGAATAAATTTAAATCAGCGTTGTCTTACACGCATATTAAAGAAACCACAGGTTATTCAGGGTTTTAGGATGCTAACCACCTGGCGGTGCTGTAAACAGCGTTAGCGATTGTTCCGCAATGTATTCATTTATGGCGGCACGGGACGGTTACAATGATTTGGAGCTTTACTATGCGGCGGCGTGCCGGTTAATAAGAATTTGAAGGGTGCCGGGATACAGCCTGATGCACTTGCCAAGGAACTATGGTAGCTTATCGGATATTATTAGCTCTGCTAGTTCAGAGAGGCTAAAATATTTTTTATTCTCAGCACACTTGTATTATGACAATAGCCATCGATCACATATCTATACACGAGAAGGAGTAATGATGAAAAAAAGCAATTACGTTCAATTAGGCGCCGTGATCATTTTAACGGCAGTTACGGGCTGCGCCACCAATACCGGCGGTACGAATCCTGTGGGTGCGGTTAATCAAAGTCTGTCAACGATAGAAAGTGCGGCACAGAGCGGAAAGCAAGTGCTTAATGCCGGTGCCGCGGTGGCAGGTAACGCTGAAGGAGCTGCGCAGATTGGTCTGGTGGATATTTTGGCTCACCGTCTTGGTGTCTCGCCGCAACAGGCGCTAGGCGGCGCTGGTGCGATATTTCAAATGGCACAAAGCAATATGAATCCGCAGGCATTTTCGTCATTGTCCCGGTCTGTTCCCGGAATGAGCAC
The DNA window shown above is from Nitrosomonas sp. Is35 and carries:
- a CDS encoding DUF2780 domain-containing protein — its product is MKKSNYVQLGAVIILTAVTGCATNTGGTNPVGAVNQSLSTIESAAQSGKQVLNAGAAVAGNAEGAAQIGLVDILAHRLGVSPQQALGGAGAIFQMAQSNMNPQAFSSLSRSVPGMSTMLGAAPAMSNLSALAGGNSTLGSAAALAASFQQLNLSPDMVGKFIPVITNYVSKTSGQATANLLQSAVTSR